The following are from one region of the Salvia splendens isolate huo1 chromosome 2, SspV2, whole genome shotgun sequence genome:
- the LOC121761950 gene encoding uncharacterized protein LOC121761950 isoform X2 produces MADDEPEKGSTTEESSEAEKGDTTEESSDAEKGNTTEERSEAEKGSATVEENTANLLERYSEQTVLQLLQEVDKSAAPKIDWHEMVKNTRTGISNAREYQMLWRHLAYGHDLADQLDDSNPLDDDSDLEKEIEADPEASPKSKAEAAACVNVLATSEYPIIHEPNLLTVEAPLTMKVAKWKRHADSSRPDTIVEKHVTITVPLPNDELSASETSGADASSPRKTRVVWTAVDDLRLTNSVRKYGENWDLISSVNFKHERTAHELSRKWAAIKRKRASARLSPGRRASTRAINLVLARRRQMSTTSAAAPNPTSTFDVNAVGGSGSISSPSCSQDAVVPVHITTGPSPLTTAPMANQPSSSPTEAQTKSFMVPVFEHSAAEGNPDGDQASSSLDQTLDLNQALRSLATDDTGDQVSMSSSHLPQTMDLDVALTSQGAEDTGEKHGDTSNSSIDKPDA; encoded by the exons ATGGCTGACGATGAGCCGGAGAAAGGGTCTACGACGGAAGAAAGCAGCGAGGCGGAGAAAGGGGATACGACGGAGGAAAGCAGCGACGCGGAGAAAGGGAATACGACAGAAGAACGCAGTGAGGCGGAGAAAGGGTCTGCGACAGTAGAAGAGAACACCGCTAATCTCTTAGAAAG ATACTCGGAGCAGACGGTGCTTCAATTGCTACAAGAAGTAGATAAATCAGCTGCACCGAAAATTGACTGGCATGAAATGGTGAAGAACACTAGGACTGGGATTTCCAACGCAAGGGAGTATCAAATGCTTTGGCGCCATCTAGCCTATGGCCACGATCTAGCCGATCAATTGGATGATTCAAACCCTTTG GACGATGATAGTGATTTAGAGAAAGAAATTGAGGCTGATCCAGAGGCTAGCCCTAAGTCTAAAGCAGAGGCAGCAGCATGTGTCAAT GTTTTAGCTACTTCTGAATATCCAATAATTCATGAGCCAAACTTGTTGACTGTAGAAGCTCCATTGACAATGAAAGTAGCAAAGTGGAAGAGGCATGCTGATAGTTCCCGTCCTGATACGATAGTGGAGAAACATGTTACGATTACTGTTCCCCTACCAAACGACGAATTATCTGCAAGTGAGACATCAGGAGCTGATGCTTCCTCTCCAAGAAAAACAAGGGTGGTTTGGACTGCAGTAGATGATTTGAGACTCACCAATTCAGTGCGAAAATATGGTGAAAACTGGGATCTCATTTCGAGTGTAAATttcaaacatgaaagaacgGCACATGAGCTATCTCGG AAATGGGCTGCTATCAAGAGGAAAAGGGCAAGTGCAAGACTTTCTCCTGGTCGTAGGGCTTCTACTCGGGCCATTAATCTAGTCCTAGCGCGACGTCGTCAGATGAGTACTA CTTCTGCAGCAGCACCAAATCCTACTTCAACGTTCGATGTCAATGCAGTTGGTGGGAGTGGCAGCATATCTAGCCCATCATGTTCTCAGGATGCTGTTGTTCCTGTCCACATTACTACTGGACCTAGTCCACTGACAACTGCACCCATGGCGAATCAACCATCCAGTAGCCCAACAGAGGCACAAACTAAATCTTTTATGGTTCCAGTCTTTGAGCATAGTGCTGCTGAGGGAAACCCTGATGGAGATCAagcttcttcttctctcgatcAAACTCTGGACCTTAACCAAGCTTTACGAAGCCTGGCAACAGACGACACTG GTGATCAAGTTTCTATGTCCTCTTCTCATCTCCCTCAAACTATGGACCTTGACGTAGCTTTAACAAGCCAGGGAGCAGAAGACACTG GTGAAAAGCATGGTGATACCAGCAATAGCAGCATAGATAAGCCGGATGCTTAA
- the LOC121766440 gene encoding transcription factor DIVARICATA-like, producing MCVKNMMSMKSRWTNEENRTFESALALFEEESPERWFKIAAMIPTKSVYDVIDQYTQLVSDVSDIEAGLVPIPAYLSFNLSPNRSSPSHRKKGLPWTESEHRRFLLGLEKHGKGDWKNISRNFVVSKTPTQVASHAQKYYMRQLNGDKDKRRPSIHDISIHLTGDSQCFHDYNNQGDLMMLFDSGYSHGYPYTDSLYI from the exons ATGTGTGTGAAGAATATGATGTCAATGAAGTCAAGGTGGACAAACGAGGAAAACAGGACATTCGAGAGCGCGCTTGCCTTATTCGAGGAGGAGAGCCCCGAGAGATGGTTCAAGATTGCGGCCATGATCCCGACCAAATCCGTGTACGATGTGATAGATCAATACACACAGTTGGTTTCGGATGTGAGTGATATCGAAGCCGGTTTAGTTCCCATTCCTGCATACTTGTCTTTCAATCTCTCTCCAAACAGATCCTCGCCTTCCCACCGCAAGAAAGGCCTCCCTTGGACCGAGTCCGAGCACAG GCGTTTCCTATTAGGGCTTGAAAAGCATGGCAAAGGTGACTGGAAAAACATATCACGAAACTTCGTGGTGTCGAAAACTCCAACACAAGTGGCTAGCCATGCTCAGAAGTACTATATGAGGCAGCTCAACGGAGACAAAGACAAACGGAGGCCGAGCATCCACGACATCTCTATTCATCTCACCGGAGATTCTCAATGTTTTCATGACTACAACAACCAAGGGGACTTGATGATGCTTTTCGACTCCGGTTATAGCCATGGATATCCCTACACAGACTCCTTATATATATAG
- the LOC121774610 gene encoding uncharacterized protein LOC121774610 codes for MEKAKEVMKWHRSVGGIVDAPIDKVWDMVSSSSKLQEWMPMVETCTDLSGQEGVAGYTRLVSGFMFPQKDEDRSWIKERLVAMDSESHTYTYELEASNVGLDGSSNSLNLTYYGYGSTLVEWKFKIKPLEGVSEEQIMDYLGYLYKSCINRIEGAIEIASRNCFHQEFACNGQK; via the coding sequence ATGGAAAAGGCAAAAGAGGTGATGAAATGGCATAGATCAGTAGGAGGCATTGTTGATGCACCAATAGACAAGGTGTGGGACATGGTTTCCTCAAGCAGCAAACTACAGGAATGGATGCCGATGGTGGAAACATGCACTGATCTATCCGGGCAGGAAGGCGTTGCAGGCTACACAAGGCTAGTCTCGGGGTTCATGTTCCCACAAAAAGACGAGGACAGGTCATGGATCAAGGAAAGGCTCGTTGCCATGGACTCCGAGTCCCACACTTACACGTATGAGTTGGAAGCAAGCAATGTAGGCCTTGATGGATCTTCAAACTCACTCAACCTCACATACTACGGCTATGGCTCGACTCTGGTCGAGTGGAAATTCAAGATCAAACCACTCGAAGGCGTCTCCGAGGAGCAGATAATGGACTACTTGGGATATCTGTATAAGTCTTGTATCAATAGAATTGAGGGCGCTATTGAGATCGCATCTAGAAACTGCTTCCACCAAGAATTTGCTTGCAACGGACAAAAATGA
- the LOC121790038 gene encoding coronatine-insensitive protein 1-like gives MANSTTPRRIPSFSAAAGPDDTVWDCVLPYALHRHELSLVCKRWYQIDAITRKHVTVALCYTASPAQLSRRFPHLESLKIKGKPRAAMFNLIGEDWGGYAAPWVHEVARSFSRMKALHFRRMIVSDSDLKLLASSPAAAVLEVLKLDRCSGFSTDGLLHIGRACRNLRTFYMEESMITELDGEWLHQLSSNNTALENLNFFMTDLKRVRSEDIDLLARRCPSLTSVKISDCDISKLVEFFRNTCSLEEFAGGSVTEPPAQNGEVAASEQLERYSSITFPPKLCRLGLTYLGRAELPVVYPIAAKLKKLDLLYAMLDTEGHCQILQLCPNLEVLEARNVLGDRGLEVLARYCRSMKRLRIERGADEQDMEDVEGVVSQRGLIALAQGCLELEYLAVYVSDITNAALECLGTHSKNLCDFRLVLLDREEHITDLPLDNGVRSLLIGCDKLIRFALYLRKGGLTDVGLSYIGQYSPKVTWMLLGYVGESDEGLLEFSKGCPSLQKLEMRGCCFSERALATAALQLSALRYFWVQGYNAFSDGRDLLAMARPYWNIELIPATRHIVHDAERQGLAIVEDPAHILAYYSLAGQRTDFPSTVTPLDPRAFRDP, from the exons ATGGCCAATTCCACGACTCCACGACGAATCCCTAgcttctccgccgccgccggacCAGACGACACCGTTTGGGACTGCGTCCTCCCCTACGCGCTCCACCGCCACGAGCTCTCCCTCGTCTGCAAGCGCTGGTACCAGATCGACGCCATCACGCGCAAGCACGTCACCGTCGCCCTCTGCTACACCGCCTCTCCCGCGCAGCTCTCCCGCCGCTTCCCTCACCTCGAATCGCTCAAAATCAAGGGCAAGCCCCGCGCCGCCATGTTCAACCTCATCGGCGAGGACTGGGGCGGCTACGCTGCCCCCTGGGTCCACGAGGTCGCCAGATCCTTCTCCAGGATGAAGGCGCTTCACTTCCGCCGCATGATTGTCTCCGATTCCGATCTCAAGCTGCTCGCCTCCTCCCCCGCCGCCGCTGTCCTCGAGGTTTTGAAGCTCGATCGGTGCTCCGGTTTCAGCACCGACGGCCTGTTGCACATCGGCCGCGCCTGCAG GAATCTGAGAACTTTTTATATGGAAGAGAGCATGATAACTGAGCTTGATGGAGAGTGGCTGCATCAGCTTTCTTCAAACAATACTGCTCTTGAAAACCTAAACTTTTTCATGACTGATCTCAAGAGAGTTAGATCTGAAGACATTGACTTGCTAGCGAGGAGATGCCCGTCTTTGACCTCTGTGAAAATCAGTGATTGTGATATTTCGAAGCTAGTTGAGTTTTTCAGAAATACTTGTTCACTGGAAGAGTTTGCTGGTGGCTCTGTAACTGAGCCTCCAGCTCAGAATGGTGAAGTTGCTGCTTCTGAGCAATTGGAAAGGTATAGTTCAATTACGTTCCCCCCAAAATTGTGCCGTTTGGGGCTTACTTATTTGGGAAGAGCAGAACTTCCAGTTGTGTATCCTATTGCCGCGAAGCTTAAGAAGTTGGATCTCCTTTATGCCATGCTCGACACTGAAGGCCACTGTCAGATTTTACAACTATGTCCAAATTTGGAAGTTCTCGAG GCAAGAAATGTTCTTGGAGATAGGGGCTTGGAAGTTCTTGCTCGATACTGCAGAAGCATGAAAAGGCTTAGAATAGAGCGGGGAGCTGATGAGCAAGATATGGAAGATGTTGAAGGTGTGGTCTCACAGAGAGGACTAATCGCTTTGGCTCAAGGTTGCCTTGAACTGGAATACTTAGCGGTATATGTGTCCGATATTACAAATGCAGCATTGGAATGCCTGGGTACACACTCAAAAAATCTATGTGACTTCCGGCTGGTCTTACTCGACAGAGAAGAACACATAACAGATTTACCTCTTGACAATGGAGTTCGATCTCTGTTAATAGGTTGCGACAAACTCATAAGGTTTGCTTTGTATCTCCGTAAAGGGGGGCTGACAGATGTAGGCCTCAGTTATATAGGGCAGTATAGTCCTAAAGTGACATGGATGCTTCTCGGTTATGTTGGGGAGTCTGATGAAGGTCTTTTGGAGTTCTCTAAGGGTTGCCCGAGCCTCCAAAAGCTCGAGATGAGAGGATGTTGTTTCAGCGAACGTGCGCTAGCTACAGCTGCTCTTCAGTTGTCTGCTCTTAGATACTTTTGGGTGCAAGGGTACAATGCATTTAGTGATGGTCGAGATCTCTTAGCGATGGCAAGGCCATACTGGAATATCGAGTTGATACCAGCCACACGACACATTGTTCACGATGCAGAGAGACAAGGGCTAGCAATTGTCGAGGACCCTGCTCATATTCTTGCTTATTATTCCCTTGCGGGGCAAAGAACTGACTTCCCGAGTACTGTCACTCCTCTCGACCCTAGAGCTTTCCGCGATCCGTAG
- the LOC121761965 gene encoding glucan endo-1,3-beta-glucosidase 13-like, protein MAKMPSLLLITSILLLFHSAAAATTVGVTYNPSLPNLPPPERVVSTLQSLCVSAVRLLDPSPAAVRAFAYTNITLLLTAPNHLIPSFAANRSAAALWLHSHVLPYHPRTHISIISAGADVITTTSAAVDPSAVLLPAMRNLRLALFDLGIRTISVSTTFSFIDIMTTSFPPSAAEFQEPIGSLVVRPLLEFLDETNSSFLINLYPYNIFSINSEIPLGFVLFQENPFNFRDDVVTGVRYRNLFDMMVDAIVAAMAVSGQENVPVIVTETGWPSESEAQEGNYAEMYLGGLLRHLRSGLGTPLRKEGAAEAYVYELFDEKSTFNNTNGTTSDAAMGGRTLGVGGKQWGIMYPNMTMKYRIHFSYSSPNLGPSLVRLVFLVCILLILLNCKVALEIFDILFKN, encoded by the coding sequence ATGGCGAAAATGCCTTCTCTCCTCCTCATCACctccatcctcctccttttccactccgccgccgccgccaccaccgtagGCGTCACTTACAACCCCTCCCTCCCCAACCTCCCCCCGCCGGAGCGCGTGGTCTCCACGCTCCAATCCCTCTGCGTCTCCGCCGTCCGCCTCCTCGATCCGTCGCCTGCCGCCGTCCGCGCCTTCGCCTACACCAACATCACACTCCTCCTCACCGCCCCCAACCACCTCATCCCCTCCTTCGCCGCCAACCGTTCGGCCGCCGCTCTCTGGCTCCACTCGCACGTCCTCCCCTACCACCCCCGCACTCACATCTCAATCATCTCCGCCGGCGCCGACGTCatcaccaccacctccgccgccgtcgATCCCTCCGCCGTCCTCCTCCCTGCGATGCGCAACCTCCGCCTCGCCCTATTCGACCTCGGCATCCGCACAATCTCCGTTTCCACCACATTCTCCTTCATCGACATCATGACGACGTCGTTTCCCCCCTCCGCAGCCGAATTCCAGGAACCGATCGGATCGCTCGTCGTTCGCCCCTTGCTCGAGTTCCTCGACGAAACCAACTCATCCTTCCTCATCAACCTCTACCCCTACAACATCTTCAGCATCAACTCCGAAATTCCGCTCGGATTCGTTCTATTCCAGGAGAATCCGTTCAATTTCCGCGATGACGTGGTCACCGGAGTGAGATACCGGAACCTGTTCGACATGATGGTAGACGCAATCGTCGCGGCCATGGCGGTGTCAGGGCAGGAGAACGTGCCGGTGATCGTGACGGAGACCGGCTGGCCGAGCGAATCGGAGGCGCAGGAAGGAAACTACGCCGAGATGTACTTGGGAGGTCTGCTGAGGCATCTGCGATCTGGATTGGGAACGCCTCTGAGGAAGGAAGGCGCGGCGGAGGCGTATGTGTATGAGTTATTTGATGAGAAGAGTACCTTCAACAATACGAATGGTACAACCAGTGATGCAGCGATGGGCGGCCGCACCTTGGGAGTGGGAGGGAAACAGTGGGGGATCATGTACCCTAACATGACCATGAAGTACAGGATCCATTTCTCCTATTCGTCGCCGAATCTTGGCCCAAGCTTGGTTCGCCTGGTTTTTCTGGTTTGCATTCTGCTCATTTTACTCAATTGTAAAGTAGCTCTTGAGATTTTCGATATCCTATTCAAAAATTGA
- the LOC121761950 gene encoding uncharacterized protein LOC121761950 isoform X1: MADDEPEKGSTTEESSEAEKGDTTEESSDAEKGNTTEERSEAEKGSATVEENTANLLERYSEQTVLQLLQEVDKSAAPKIDWHEMVKNTRTGISNAREYQMLWRHLAYGHDLADQLDDSNPLDDDSDLEKEIEADPEASPKSKAEAAACVNVLATSEYPIIHEPNLLTVEAPLTMKVAKWKRHADSSRPDTIVEKHVTITVPLPNDELSASETSGADASSPRKTRVVWTAVDDLRLTNSVRKYGENWDLISSVNFKHERTAHELSRKWAAIKRKRASARLSPGRRASTRAINLVLARRRQMSTTSAAAPNPTSTFDVNAVGGSGSISSPSCSQDAVVPVHITTGPSPLTTAPMANQPSSSPTEAQTKSFMVPVFEHSAAEGNPDGDQASSSLDQTLDLNQALRSLATDDTGVIDLQGDQVSMSSSHLPQTMDLDVALTSQGAEDTGEKHGDTSNSSIDKPDA; this comes from the exons ATGGCTGACGATGAGCCGGAGAAAGGGTCTACGACGGAAGAAAGCAGCGAGGCGGAGAAAGGGGATACGACGGAGGAAAGCAGCGACGCGGAGAAAGGGAATACGACAGAAGAACGCAGTGAGGCGGAGAAAGGGTCTGCGACAGTAGAAGAGAACACCGCTAATCTCTTAGAAAG ATACTCGGAGCAGACGGTGCTTCAATTGCTACAAGAAGTAGATAAATCAGCTGCACCGAAAATTGACTGGCATGAAATGGTGAAGAACACTAGGACTGGGATTTCCAACGCAAGGGAGTATCAAATGCTTTGGCGCCATCTAGCCTATGGCCACGATCTAGCCGATCAATTGGATGATTCAAACCCTTTG GACGATGATAGTGATTTAGAGAAAGAAATTGAGGCTGATCCAGAGGCTAGCCCTAAGTCTAAAGCAGAGGCAGCAGCATGTGTCAAT GTTTTAGCTACTTCTGAATATCCAATAATTCATGAGCCAAACTTGTTGACTGTAGAAGCTCCATTGACAATGAAAGTAGCAAAGTGGAAGAGGCATGCTGATAGTTCCCGTCCTGATACGATAGTGGAGAAACATGTTACGATTACTGTTCCCCTACCAAACGACGAATTATCTGCAAGTGAGACATCAGGAGCTGATGCTTCCTCTCCAAGAAAAACAAGGGTGGTTTGGACTGCAGTAGATGATTTGAGACTCACCAATTCAGTGCGAAAATATGGTGAAAACTGGGATCTCATTTCGAGTGTAAATttcaaacatgaaagaacgGCACATGAGCTATCTCGG AAATGGGCTGCTATCAAGAGGAAAAGGGCAAGTGCAAGACTTTCTCCTGGTCGTAGGGCTTCTACTCGGGCCATTAATCTAGTCCTAGCGCGACGTCGTCAGATGAGTACTA CTTCTGCAGCAGCACCAAATCCTACTTCAACGTTCGATGTCAATGCAGTTGGTGGGAGTGGCAGCATATCTAGCCCATCATGTTCTCAGGATGCTGTTGTTCCTGTCCACATTACTACTGGACCTAGTCCACTGACAACTGCACCCATGGCGAATCAACCATCCAGTAGCCCAACAGAGGCACAAACTAAATCTTTTATGGTTCCAGTCTTTGAGCATAGTGCTGCTGAGGGAAACCCTGATGGAGATCAagcttcttcttctctcgatcAAACTCTGGACCTTAACCAAGCTTTACGAAGCCTGGCAACAGACGACACTG GTGTTATTGATCTGCAAGGTGATCAAGTTTCTATGTCCTCTTCTCATCTCCCTCAAACTATGGACCTTGACGTAGCTTTAACAAGCCAGGGAGCAGAAGACACTG GTGAAAAGCATGGTGATACCAGCAATAGCAGCATAGATAAGCCGGATGCTTAA
- the LOC121790048 gene encoding uncharacterized protein LOC121790048 yields MSNSDEQQSAEDRQFDDVDRADQVSGGGSSIDVSSSHDEAATLANLSVTRRLTDILVEDRDADLLLQRSGREEGVIQWLRALDLQVTGACRADERLKPLLKRNASAAMAEDGLLSHLSQHFEPSEVGMLARCLCAPLVSLRVGKINKQGTFLCPTSVRGNLCLTLLPTSDLRISFNGDDGSEERLATLSTEAQCTDVEIEEIPADKSGRSFFVKTSDGVVSYFWSSEKSMFVGYELLGKLKDLLAQKPSLAELTGISKSRLNSFVSHLRSYLTGSVANNAQVSGVLSVSPSDGSANSSEHHSPHSSANSLMSSRIRQYGSQGSKTNLIYQGCLSPRSSSFKDGLQKSLSDIRSAAREKLKRRGENNVPGIGSLLEASSKSSDFFLKDKLTLVNGDGTLEFPSLTLNFLEAYGNSGELPLSRPEPQILSSSPSPFSPHYCWCPPVASSLQGPISSTESFSLPPLSSVLSSSALGTSKPLLDLAELPPFDFPSFLPEPLVRLPSSQQIPTFTPLICEPIVHIPVIDVCSSGQGYLVSAGPAMSTSIPPLNPNLVDPLLPTGESMVEQSARETLRMLINSSNQPHPRLLEVLPSVLSSSIDSHNIVAAGSRGLYIGTKDVEASSMSALGLVLLSDIGSSDQTERESTSDPSNFKEAVD; encoded by the exons ATGTCGAATTCCGACGAACAGCAATCGGCGGAGGATCGGCAATTCGACGACGTGGATCGCGCCGATCAGGTTTCCGGCGGGGGAAGTTCCATCGATGTCTCTTCCAGCCACGACGAGGCGGCGACGCTTGCGAATCTGTCGGTCACGCGGAGGTTGACAGATATTTTGGTGGAGGATAGGGATGCCGATCTGCTGCTGCAGAGGAGCGGGAGAGAAGAGGGGGTTATCCAATGGCTTCGCGCATTGGATTTGCAGGTGACGGGGGCTTGCCGAGCGGATGAGAGGTTGAAGCCTTTGCTCAAGCGGAACGCCTCCGCTGCCATGGCTGAGGATGGTCTACTATCTCACCTTAGTCAG CACTTTGAGCCGTCAGAGGTTGGCATGTTGGCCAGGTGCTTGTGCGCACCGCTGGTTTCTCTCCGGGTCGGAAAGATCAACAAGCAAGGAACGTTTCTGTGTCCGACATCTGTAAG GGGCAATTTATGTCTCACCCTTCTGCCAACATCAGATTTGAGAATATCATTTAATGGAGATGATGGTTCTGAGGAGAGGCTGGCAACATTAAGTACTGAGGCTCAGTGTACCGATGTGGAAATTGAGGAGATCCCTGCTGACAAGTCTGGAAGGTCCTTCTTTGTGAAGACCTCAGATGGCGTGGTTTCTTATTTTTGGTCCTCAGAAAAATCTATGTTTGTGGGGTATGAATTGCTTGGAAAG TTGAAAGATTTGCTAGCTCAGAAACCTTCACTTGCTGAACTAACTGGAATTAGCAAGTCACGACTCAACTCTTTTGTGAGCCATCTTCGGTCATACCTTACTGGATCAGTGGCAAATAATGCTCAAGTGAGTGGCGTGCTATCGGTTAGTCCTTCAGATGGCTCAGCCAATTCTTCCGAACATCATAGTCCTCATTCATCAGCCAATAGTTTAATGAGTTCACGCATCAGGCAATATGGCAGTCAAGGATCAAAGACAAACCTCATTTATCAGGGCTGTTTAAGTCCTAGATCGAGTTCGTTCAAAGATGGCCTGCAAAAAAGTTTGTCTGACATAAGGAGTGCCGCCAGAGAAAAATTGAAGCGTCGTGGTGAGAATAATGTTCCAGGTATTGGCAGCTTACTTGAGGCTTCATCAAAAAGTAGTGATTTCTTTCTGAAAGATAAACTTACTCTGGTGAATGGGGATGGAACTCTCGAGTTTCCTTCATTAACTTTAAATTTCTTGGAAGCATATGGAAATTCTGGGGAGCTACCGCTTTCAAGACCCGAACCACAAATTCTTTCGTCGAGTCCATCTCCTTTTTCTCCTCACTACTGCTGGTGTCCTCCCGTTGCATCATCTCTGCAAGGTCCCATTTCATCCACCGAATCCTTTTCTCTGCCTCCCCTTTCGTCTGTGTTATCATCATCAGCTCTCGGAACCTCAAAACCACTGCTAGATCTAGCAGAGCTTCCACCTTTTGATTTTCCTAGCTTCCTCCCAGAGCCTCTGGTTAGATTACCATCGTCACAGCAAATCCCAACGTTCACACCTTTAATTTGCGAACCTATTGTTCACATTCCTGTAATTGACGTCTGCTCGTCAGGCCAAGGGTATTTAGTCAGCGCTGGTCCTGCTATGTCTACCTCTATCCCTCCATTGAATCCTAATCTTGTTGATCCTCTACTCCCAACTGGTGAATCTATGGTGGAACAAAGCGCTAGGGAAACGCTCCGGATGCTCATCAACAGCTCCAACCAACCCCATCCGCGACTGCTAGAGGTATTGCCTTCTGTCCTAAGCAGCAGCATCGATAGCCATAACATAGTTGCTGCAGGAAGCCGGGGTCTATACATCGGAACCAAGGATGTTGAAGCTAGTAGCATGTCTGCTTTGGGGCTCGTTCTGTTGTCCGATATTGGTAGCAGTGATCAAACTGAGAGGGAATCTACCTCAGATCCATCTAATTTCAAAGAAGCTGTAGACTGA
- the LOC121761941 gene encoding probable sugar phosphate/phosphate translocator At3g11320, producing MVAAKSQGRLFTIGLVASWYSSNIGVLLLNKYLLSNYGFKYPIFLTMCHMTACSLLSYIAIAWMKMVPMQTIRSRVQFMKISALSLIFCASVVSGNISLKYLPVSFNQAIGATTPFFTAVFAYLMTLKREAWLTYLTLVPVVTGVVIASGGEPSFHLFGFIMCIGATAARALKSVVQGILLSSEGEKLNSMNLLLYMAPIAVVFLLPVTLLMEENVVGITLALAREDIKIIWLLLFNSALAYFVNLTNFLVTKHTSALTLQVLGNAKGAVAVVVSILIFKNPVSVTGMLGYSLTVLGVILYSEAKKRTK from the exons aTGGTGGCGGCGAAATCCCAGGGGCGGCTGTTCACGATCGGGCTGGTGGCGTCgtggtactcgtcgaacattgGGGTTTTGCTGCTGAACAAGTATTTGCTGAGCAATTACGGGTTCAAGTACCCGATTTTCCTGACGATGTGCCACATGACGGCGTGCTCGTTGCTCAGCTACATCGCGATCGCGTGGATGAAGATGGTGCCGATGCAGACGATAAGATCTAGGGTTCAGTTCATGAAGATCTCGGCGCTCAGCTTGATTTTCTGCGCTTCGGTTGTCAGCGGCAACATCTCACTCAAGTACTTGCCGGTGAGCTTCAATCAGGCGATTGGCGCCACCACGCCTTTTTTCACTGCGGTGTTTGCCTACTTGATGACGCTCAAGAGGGAAGCGTGGTTGACTTATTTAACGTTGGTTCCTGTTGTTACTGGAGTTGTCATCGCGAGTGGG GGCGAACCTAGTTTCCATTTATTCGGGTTTATCATGTGTATTGGTGCAACAGCTGCGAGGGCTCTCAAGTCAGTGGTTCAGGGTATTTTGCTTTCTTCTGAAGG GGAAAAACTGAATTCAATGAATCTGCTCCTCTACATGGCTCCCATAGCTGTAGTATTTCTACTTCCTGTAACACTCCTCATGGAAGAAAATGTTGTTGGTATCACATTGGCCCTGGCAAGAGAGGATATCAAAATTATATGGTTATTGCTGTTCAATTCTGCACTTGCATATTTTGTGAATTTGACCAATTTCCTGGTCACGAAACACACCAGTGCCCTCACTCTTCAG GTTCTTGGAAATGCTAAAGGGGCAGTGGCAGTTGTAGTCTCCATATTAATTTTCAAGAACCCCGTCTCTGTGACTGGAATGCTTGGATATTCGTTGACAGTATTGGGCGTTATCCTGTACAGTGAAGCCAAGAAGCGTACTAAATGA